The sequence below is a genomic window from Vespula pensylvanica isolate Volc-1 chromosome 1, ASM1446617v1, whole genome shotgun sequence.
gatcgaattcgatttttgaagttttagaaaaagaaaggaaggttaatttataaaatagtacATGAGCTTTCGTCAAATTCGTTCATAAcggagaaatgaaaatatcgttGACGTAGATCCGTGTTTTGTAGGTACCTGCTTACATACGCGTTTCCGTCCATCCGAAtgcaaaggagaaaaaaacgatGTTGCTACTTACAAAGATTCCTATGGCACACTACCCGATGAGCCACCTCGCTAACGTACTTGATCATCGTAAGAGACCGACAAGTGTTTCAGTGCGAAGATGAGTGGGGTGATCGCTAACGGGTCGGGAAAAACTTTCATTCGTTTAAAGAGACTATCAGCTCCATCTATGTAGCAGAAGTTCGTGATTGATCGGTTTCGTCGGTAAAATTTCTGAATGTTATCTATTCAATAGAATATTTGTTAagtgctttttctttctaatattataaattaaattattattaatcaagaaattattatttgtattaaataaatatttttgttacgaaaataatatttacgtataGAAAATCGTATTGAATTTGACTATGTTGTAGCTATAAATTGTagtttttcaaaaaagatctgcttatgattatgatttaaaataatttaattgaagTAAAAGATtcataataattgatttataagaTTCGTTATAAAGAGTTTCTTTAGGAAATTCCATTATGAAAgtctctttaatttatttggaGTTACTTTCTAAAATTGTTCCACAGAGCGCGTCCATGAGTCATAGAAAGATGGCGGCATCTGTGACGACTTGTTTGAATTGAAacggagaaaaataattcatatggtgtttatataagttatatttgTGATTgataatctatattatatgatcgaatatatttattacaattatttttctacgtagTATAAGCTTGTTTTGCTCAATTTTGTGAATGACGTATTACACTTCGGAATTACGATAAGAATATGTAACGTGTTTTTTGgaatatgtttataaattatagttattaataatataagtatatgatATTTGCATAGTGAAAATGACAGAAAACACAGGTACGTTAAAtacttatccttttttttacatattatattttgaaatgacAGTGTTTGGTAATTTCAATTAGTAAcctatatattcaattaattttattttagaatctGTGATATATCTTGTCCTTGTAGCATTTTTATGGGGTGTAACTAATCCATTAATAAAGAAAGGTGCAAGTggtttagaaaatataaaagcaaaaacaaGCTGTGGTCAATTTTTTAAggaactttattttctttttaccaatGCAAAggtttccgtttttcttttaatccgcaataagaaaaactattatattttaattgatcttaatttttattagtacATGACACCATTCTTGTTCAATCAAATTGGATCTTTGCTGTATTACTTGGCCTTGCAAGGTGCAGATATATCTTTGGCAGTTCCAGTTTCTAATTCTCTTACCTTCGTGATTACCGCTGTGACAGGTTGGATCTtaggagagaagagagcggAGAGAAGTAAGAAATTTACTATTGTAGATATTATCTTTCTATGAAGTATTTTATGCGTTCCTTGATATTGTGTTTCAGACACATATATTGGAATGATATTGATATTGATGGGAACTACTTTATGTTGTTgggataaattatatacattagaataattttctttagatGTTATGTTGTAAAATAATGGATGATATGTTTTAGAGAATATTGCTTTAACCGGTGGATCAGAGAGATAACAAACAGatctgtttctctatttttttacgaacaaaGCTTATTAGTTAGTAAACATTTATGATATACACAATATTATATGAGAgccaaaatataatatatacatatatacgtataatatattattatcatactgttgtaatttataaaacactCCTTAGTTTGTGATATCGttttgaaattctttgaaattatgatcgtttatttcaaattgttaTTCATGTTACAAAATATAACTTGTCGCCAGAGTCCAATGTCTCCgtacatttaatattatttttcttacactTGTGTGAAGGACTAATAACTATGTTAATGGACAATACAAATTTATCAGTAAACCAATACAGACCATCCATATATCCATGATATTTACATGCAATCCTTAATGattcatatgtacatacacatataattagCACCAAATGGAAATGAAACTTATGGTGCAGATGACTATTTTTGTCACTGAGTAAATCGATCCTTTCAACAATATAACGGCGTATCACAGTACAACAGAAAATTGTTCTATGCTTATCATTTACTCTGTTGTCACAGTCAGTGTCGAGATGAAGTAATATAAGCAAAGATTCTCTCGCGTAACAAACTATTTTCCCAGATGAAAATCGTAGCCGTTGATGATCGTGATCATTTAGTGACAAATGGATGTTCGTATAGGAAAGATCTCGAGATTAAAGTATAACAATAGCAAACAATAAAGGATTAATATTacaagtatatacataaaaaagcagaagaagagagaagaagaagaagaagaagaaaaaaaaaaaaacagaaagaggagaaaagtttACATTAGCCTatgaacaaaagaaatttgtatatacgtCGTGTTTTTAAGTACGTGCTTggcttttatactttttacaaCGCGACTCGTGAAATAgttattcgtatataaaatatattttatatcgctaatcgcatttttcattttctttttttttttatttcattatagaGAATACGATCGACGATATCGGACGATATCCAAGAGAGTAAGAtattagagagaaaattttgatttatattaaaagtataaaagatcTATGCAAATGTAAATGGCACTCGCATTCACGGTagtataaattcttttcttctttccttgtttttataaattatactacgcgtatatataatatataccgtttaattaatatattcgataCCCGAAtcggagaaagaggaagatagagaaagagcacgaatttttttaatataagtgccacgttcgtttaaatattttcttttttcgttttgatcCGATGCATTCTCTTCTTATGCAAcaaatttaaacgattaaatttggtagagagaaagctttatgtgtatatatatatatatatatatatatcaatttattcgatcattcataaattgttttcttaaaCTTCAACTTCAATTTCGAAATCGTGGCATGACTTCGTTTTTAagaatcttattaaaaaatattattcattcggCTATCTTTCATCGAATCTTCGTACTCGCGTTTATCATTAAAGTTCAAATTCTTCGGGTTTTCATTTGTTTGTTAGtaccgatatacatataaattattcatcttTGTTACGTTAGAACAACAAAGTGTTAgagatacttttttaatacgatcaattatcataaagaagataataaagttTTAATGAGATTtgtaacaagagaaaaaataagtaaggTTTTTAAACAATCATTAAATCGTATATTGTGTATTTTGTAATACGAATGCACGCATATAAAAGTCGAGTGTAGTTCCaagtttgttcgtttgttcgtttgtatttttctcaaaAGATTCGATTCATACAAGTCTAATAAATTTACTGTGTTTAAATTGTTAATAGATTAATGTTATCTCACTCGCTCGCATTGTACGGTAATAGAAtaaagagacaagaaaaaaatgaaaaaaaaaaaaaagaaaataaaataaaagaacaaaggagaagggaaaaaaatatgtaaattaagaAACTGTCGTGTTCACGATCGCGAATTGGCGATGGATCCGACTTGTTAATTTTCAGCCGCTAACGATTACGAATATTACTTATGAAACTCAAGACTAGCATTGATCAATGGCCTTTTCTTTAGGC
It includes:
- the LOC122630965 gene encoding transmembrane protein 234 homolog isoform X2, whose protein sequence is MTENTAFLWGVTNPLIKKGASGLENIKAKTSCGQFFKELYFLFTNAKYMTPFLFNQIGSLLYYLALQGADISLAVPVSNSLTFVITAVTGWILGEKRAERNTYIGMILILMGTTLCCWDKLYTLE
- the LOC122630965 gene encoding transmembrane protein 234 isoform X4, coding for MTENTESVIYLVLVAFLWGVTNPLIKKGASGLENIKAKTSCGQFFKELYFLFTNAKYMTPFLFNQIGSLLYYLALQGADISLAVPVSNSLTFVITAVTGWILGEKRAERNHPA
- the LOC122630965 gene encoding transmembrane protein 234 isoform X3, whose product is MTENTESVIYLVLVAFLWGVTNPLIKKGASGLENIKAKTSCGQFFKELYFLFTNAKYMTPFLFNQIGSLLYYLALQGADISLAVPVSNSLTFVITAVTGWILGEKRAERKNIALTGGSER
- the LOC122630965 gene encoding transmembrane protein 234 homolog isoform X1, which gives rise to MTENTESVIYLVLVAFLWGVTNPLIKKGASGLENIKAKTSCGQFFKELYFLFTNAKYMTPFLFNQIGSLLYYLALQGADISLAVPVSNSLTFVITAVTGWILGEKRAERNTYIGMILILMGTTLCCWDKLYTLE